A part of Loxodonta africana isolate mLoxAfr1 chromosome 11, mLoxAfr1.hap2, whole genome shotgun sequence genomic DNA contains:
- the LOC135232726 gene encoding PH domain leucine-rich repeat-containing protein phosphatase 1-like yields the protein METAAAAQRLPEPGREDRAPASAAAAAAAAALVAAAGGGRSPEPALTSSGGHGRGARAEAPTDAQPGRASCTGRRRRRAAPQAPAGGAPLAPGASGANSLLLRRGRLKRNLSAAAAAASSSSAAAVSRSPGAAGLAASCSAAASLCTRSLDRKTLLLRHRQALQLQPSDRDWVRQQLRRGCVHVSDRHLAAAGLRPVLCTLDTTAAEVAARLLQPGHKGGGGVLKVLGRGTEPPCTPPARLPLPSGGAVDGAVARAASDAESFSLSPSAESVADRLDPSG from the coding sequence ATGGAGACCGCGGCCGCGGCGCAGCGCCTCCCCGAGCCCGGCCGGGAGGACCGAGCTCCGGCTTCAGCGgccgcagcggcggcggcggcggctctgGTGGCGGCGGCCGGGGGCGGCCGGAGCCCGGAGCCCGCGCTGACCTCGAGCGGGGGGCACGGCAGAGGGGCGCGGGCGGAGGCTCCCACAGATGCGCAGCCGGGCAGGGCGAGCTGCACCGGGCGCAGGCGGCGGCGCGCGGCGCCCCAGGCCCCCGCCGGCGGGGCTCCCCTTGCGCCCGGGGCCAGCGGCGCCAACTCCCTGCTGCTGAGGAGAGGGCGGCTCAAGAGGAATCTGtccgcggccgccgccgccgcctcgtcGTCGTCGGCCGCGGCAGTCTCGCGCTCGCCGGGCGCCGCCGGCCTGGCTGCCTCCTGCTCGGCCGCGGCGTCGCTGTGCACCCGCAGCCTGGACAGGAAGACGCTGCTCCTCAGGCACCGGCAGGCGCTCCAGCTGCAGCCGTCGGACCGCGACTGGGTGAGGCAGCAGCTGCGGCGGGGTTGCGTGCATGTCTCCGACCGCCACCTGGCCGCCGCCGGCCTGCGCCCGGTGCTCTGCACGCTGGACACCACGGCCGCCGAGGTGGCCGCCCGCCTGCTCCAGCCGGGCCACAAGGGCGGCGGCGGCGTGCTGAAGGTGCTGGGCAGGGGGACCGAGCCGCCGTGCACGCCCCCCGCCCGCCTACCGCTGCCCTCGGGGGGCGCCGTGGACGGCGCGGTCGCGCGCGCGGCCTCCGACGCGGAGAGCTTCAGCCTGAGCCCCAGCGCTGAGAGCGTGGCTGATCGCCTGGACCCctccggc